A genome region from Musa acuminata AAA Group cultivar baxijiao chromosome BXJ3-5, Cavendish_Baxijiao_AAA, whole genome shotgun sequence includes the following:
- the LOC103973163 gene encoding F-box/kelch-repeat protein At1g23390 — translation MEQRPKQKEAAADTALHGDVLDAIVSRVSPLDLLPASRVSKAWRTAVLSSPRRPPPWFILHHLGRRQVAAAFDPLSRAWRSLPFAPSYPSHRQGPQPQQFSSYMLSPGGGTRLCVLSVSALALATDPFGASWRQLEPPRYSRTDPVVAVVGTRVVVAGGASDLEDGENAVEVFDGGASGAWVSCEPMPEAFRWSESISSAAVGRRLYVLEKQSPFTLSWFDVESRRWGPARGVRVPDPTVRHAAIGFANGRLLLAGVGGIGTGFGWRAESVRLWAVDEESLQVEEEVGSMPRAMVEELVGDGGWGLSSLGFLSEGRFAYVYNPSYPKDLFLCELEEGGGCRWESVPRPACMEERPTHRVVVGCCQVGVEDLMMGKDRTV, via the coding sequence atggaACAACGGCCGAAACAAAAAGAGGCGGCGGCGGATACTGCCCTCCACGGCGACGTGTTGGACGCCATCGTCTCCCGCGTGTCCCCCCTCGACCTCCTCCCCGCCTCCCGCGTCTCCAAGGCTTGGCGTACCGCCGTCCTCTCCTCCCCGCGCCGCCCGCCGCCGTGGTTCATCCTCCACCACCTGGGTCGTCGCCAGGTTGCCGCCGCCTTTGACCCCCTCTCCCGCGCGTGGCGGTCTCTCCCCTTCGCGCCCAGCTACCCTTCCCACCGCCAGGGGCCCCAGCCGCAGCAGTTCTCCTCCTACATGCTCTCCCCCGGAGGCggcacccgcctctgcgtcctctctgTCTCGGCGCTAGCCCTCGCCACAGACCCCTTCGGCGCTTCCTGGCGCCAGCTGGAGCCGCCGCGCTACTCGCGGACGGACCCGGTGGTGGCCGTCGTTGGGACCCGCGTCGTGGTGGCGGGCGGCGCGAGCGACCTCGAGGACGGAGAGAACGCGGTCGAGGTGTTCGACGGAGGCGCCAGCGGCGCATGGGTTTCGTGTGAGCCCATGCCGGAAGCCTTCAGATGGTCCGAATCGATCTCCTCGGCGGCGGTGGGGCGGAGGCTGTACGTTCTGGAGAAGCAGTCACCCTTCACCTTGAGCTGGTTCGACGTGGAATCCAGGCGGTGGGGGCCGGCGCGAGGCGTGCGCGTGCCGGACCCGACCGTGCGGCACGCGGCCATCGGGTTCGCGAACGGGCGCCTGCTGCTGGCGGGGGTGGGCGGGATCGGGACGGGGTTCGGCTGGAGGGCGGAGAGCGTGCGGCTGTGGGCGGTGGACGAGGAATCCCTGCAGGTAGAGGAGGAGGTTGGGAGCATGCCGCGGGCGATGGTGGAGGAGCTGGTGGGGGACGGGGGGTGGGGCCTGTCGTCGCTCGGATTCCTGAGCGAGGGGAGGTTCGCCTACGTCTACAACCCGTCCTACCCGAAGGATTTATTCCTGTGCGAGCTGGAGGAGGGCGGCGGGTGCAGGTGGGAAAGCGTCCCGCGGCCAGCGTGCATGGAGGAGCGCCCGACGCACAGGGTGGTGGTCGGCTGCTGCCAAGTAGGCGTGGAGGACCTAATGATGGGAAAAGATAGGACCGTCTAA